The following nucleotide sequence is from Juglans microcarpa x Juglans regia isolate MS1-56 chromosome 6D, Jm3101_v1.0, whole genome shotgun sequence.
TAAAGGTTAATGAGCAAAAGCGACTCCGGGAACTCTTGTACCGAAAGGTTGGTTTTCTCGGAAAGATGGCGTGGGTATGTTAGCTCAAAAAACTTTTCTTTGCCCTTTGTGTGCACGTTATGCAATAATATATGgggagagagagcgagagagaggtcGGCTACTAACCAGgcgaaaaaaggaaaaaaaggtagGATCGGAGATGACACATGTTATACGATTTTGTACAGAGAATCCAGGTGCTCGTTAGAGATGATGAGTTCAGACTTCAGAggaatttttatctattttatttttgggtgttTTGTTAAGGTGGATATGTTGAAGTTCAAACAAAAACGTCAACTGTGGCTTTTAGTTGGCAAGAAGAGgactatatatttttctccaatTATCTCCTTtggttctttattttttctattttctttttctgattgAATCAATTATTTGAGTTTTCTCAATGATCTGCTAGTTTTGTCTTtatttctggaaaaaaaaaaaaacattatgatTTCAGTTTATCACGTCTTAATTAATCTtcattatacaaaaaataattgttgatGTGTTAAGGCATTTTTTAAGCAAACACTTACTGGGACCAATTGATAAGTTTGGTGGAAGGTTTTGATTTCTCTATCAAACACTTATTTAGAGAAATGAATAAAGTGGCAGATGATTTGACCAAATATGGtgctttgggggggggggggggggggataatttatttttagatgttgcACAGCTTCCACATTCTTTAAAAGGCTTGTATAAGTTAGATAAAATGGGTACGGCTTATGTAAGGCgtagattttgatttttttgttggaaaaagCTAGGCATCCCATTGGGGGCTCCcgctctaatttttttttttttattattattttgttttacttagtggttaagaaggtatttttttaataatattatgaatttttattttaaaaatatttaaaagtattaaaaaatcatgaaaaaaaataaaatcattcaaatgtACTAACGGGATCCCCAGCAATGGGTGTAACCCACcctttttgtttagtttttatgtgtttttgtttgttggCAGAGTTTGGGTTCATTAAAGGGGAATGGTTTGTTGTTTCGAAAGTTTTCTTTCGTTAGAAGTGAGGGTTAATAAGATTACAgaggtttcaaattttttttgtaaaataaattataaaaaaaaaaaacaacttttttaacAAGCGTTATGATGCGTTGAGATTTTTGGTTAATTTGCATGCTGACGTAATATCAGTAGGTAATCATGGTAGGTCCTATGCCATTCTCACAGAACATGGAACTTATGCGACGTACGTGTAGTAGGTAATTAAAATGTTTATCCTATGAACTATTTTTAAATTGcattataaagaaatataagtGCATATATCCATATTTCAATAGATGTTGTCCTTATTGGGGGGAGTGGAGAACAATAGGATTAGAtagctcttttttttctttttttttctttctttcttttgatggCTGTAGATATCTTTATCGAAATGAGTTTTTGCCTGTTGGTGCATGAACTGCGTGGGCAACTCAGCCCAAAAAGGAACAGTAGGTGAACGAGATAATGGTGATGACATGTGAAGATCGTGATCAACTTTCTGCATTgctttatctatttatttattttaatatgaaattgggtttttttttttttttttaaatcacatgCATCATTGCATTTCAGATTTTATTAGAGATTATCGATCGAATATGACAAATCCTTTTTCTAAGAAAACAAAGTCAGGCATACTCTCGTGATTAAAAACGTTATCATCTCTAGCTAGTctctatatattaaaaaaaaaaaaagcatattggagttttaaataaaatcttcgaacaatatatatatatatatatatatataatattattgggcATGCGTACACGGtatcttttacaaaatgattaatTGCAAAGTCTCACAACGCCACGAAGATTAGTTGTCtagttttttacaaaatgatggACCCAAATACCTACTACCTTGTCCTTGTCCATTCAAAACCTTTGTATTCAGTTCAATCACTCTCGCCTTGTTCCAACAACCAGCACTCTGCAACATCTTACGTACAGTCATTCAGATTgttataaatacttttttatatagcaataaaatgattataaaattcaagaaaatgagGATTATTTCGACGTGTTAAGTCAAAGTTTTTATGTCGCtcgtgattatatatataatttcatgttCGCGTTTTGCCCCAAACATAATACCATAATTATATATGGTATTATGTTAGGCACGTATTGTTAGGCACATGCATGTTGTTCGGCACAtgtaatatattctaataaaacatatatatatatatacgtaccaTATAAATCTTGCTGCTTGGTCATTGAATCTTAAAGATAATCACTCACTTGCGTAAATCTTGTCGCCACGCTAAGTATCACGTGAAATAGTTAATATATAcgatagtttattttttttaatatatgattttacaaGGACTTtagtttttggatttatataaCCATAAAGCTCGtctattatttgaaaaaaatatttctcaattattaaaaagaattaacaataaaattgagataccgcctatcttttttaaaaaaaaaaatcttgaactGTTAGGGTAAGCATGTTTGAAATGGGATTTGGATGGGACTGCAGCTAGGCTCAGTGAAGTAGCCCAATACGATGCTGATTCTAATGGCCCAAAATTAACTCAACCACGAAGTAAAGTTAATCAAGCCTCCGGACAAACGCCTAGTTATTGTCCAATGTAATTGTATGCTTTGACTTACAAAAATGTTGGGTTACTTTGGTAATTTCGGTTACCGCCGCTTCTATTATCTTATTTGTTgtaaaatctctctctctgtgtgaaAAATCCCAATCTTTGGTCTCAGAACTTAGAGTGAGGGTTTTAGGTAAAACCCAAGGCCATGGCTTTGAGAATAGCAGCTGCGGCTGCGCCTCGCGGTTTGAGGCGTTGCTTCTCAACTTCGATCCCAGCCTTCAATTTTCCCCCTTCGGCAGCCGCAGCGGCTCAGCAGAGAGAAAAGGCCGAGCCCAGCACTAACCTCTTCGTCTCTGGCACGTCTCTtaatctctctctatctatcttcATTTTTTACCATTCATTTCtgtcatattttttcatttatatcatatttttccTTGTGCTTTTTTTGGCTTATCGTAGTTTTGTTCATGTTGTTACGTTTTCTTCTCTAAGAATTTGGTGACATTCAGTTTTGTGATTCACTTCTTGTGAGTACTTCAATGCTGTGTTTGCCTCCTGAGAAGATGTAGGAAGCGAAAGGAAATCCTGCTTCTTTGTATTTTTGATAaggaataagaaattttattaagacaaggaaataggcatagcccaagtacacggaaGTGTACAAGcggaaacacctaaatacatgcTAGAAACTAGGAACTAGGAAAAGctgaaagaaaatcatgaagattaTCCCCATTCAATAAATGAagatacctataaaaaaaaatacatgaagatTATCCCCATTCAATACAAGAACAATAAAATCATGAATGGAAATCCTGCTTCTATTGTATTGCACTCTTCATTATTGGGCGTCTCATCTGTTGTGTAGCTCACAAAATAGTAACTCATCTAAATACTCTTGTTACTTTAACTAGCCATTACCTTGGGGTTATAGATTCAATTAATTTGTTAGTATATATCAATGTAGGGTTTGGTTTtccatttttctaattttcaggACTTCcttattctttcttcttcttctttttgcttGGTTTTGCTCATGTATAGACCtcttatacttatataaaaaaaaatagaccccGTTTATTCAGGCAACTCCTTCTTTTGTTCATTGTTGAAactttactgataaaaaaatataaatcagtttcttttttctaattttcaggACTTCcttattctttcttcttcttctttttgcttGGTGTTGCTCATGTATAGACCCCGTTTACTCAGGCAACACCTTCTTTTGTTCATTGTTGAAgctttactaataaaaaatataaatcggTGGAGGGTATGGACTCATAGAATTATATGTATTTGGATGTCTAATTGGTGTCAGTCTAGCTGTTGCACAGATTTGTTACTGGACTTGAGAAAAAGTCTTGGATTTTTGGGCTAGGAATGGAATTTGTGACATTATGGCTTTTGGGTATGCCCGACCTTAGCTGATATACTTGGGTGAAGGGCATGTTGTGCTTTTATATTGTGTTGCCTTTTCTGACTATGATACATAGTCTAGTTGGTGCAAAGCGACCATTGCTTAATGCTTGGACCATTGAGTTTGGTGATTAACTTCCCAATCAAAATAAACAAGCTCATAGGTCATCATTCTGGAAAGGGTTTTTGGGCTAAGAATTGACTTTATTGAATGATCTTATAGAGTCTTATTTTTTGTAGACCACTGTTAGTTGACTTGGCTGGATCGAAATGGgagatcccccccccccccccccctcctcccTTTCCTTCCCCCGCGACTAGGTAAATGTACTCTATCCAACATGCAACTTTTTGAGGTGACAAAGGGGCATAACAATTGAAGCTTGGCTAGTTATGTCTTCTTAAAGTAGCCATAGTTCATTTATTCTCTCTTGTTGCTTTCACCCTCGTTATTTCTCAAGTTTAACTTTTTACACAGACTCAAATTATATGAGAAGAGAAtacacttataaaaataatatatatgagaagAGAATACGAGTCTTGAGGCAAACAAATGAATTCTCGTAGAAGAGAGGAACCAAGATATATAACCCTtcaaatcaatttaatttagaactGAATGATGTATTCCTTTTTGTCTTCCCTGCTcttcgtttttcttttccttctcaagTATTCATTGTGTCTATTAAATTTCTCTATTGTAAATGCTGTCAAGATTCAATGGTTTTAATTGTTTGATACTTAATTTCTTTTCACAACATGCTTGTATTCCTTATGCTGCTTAGTTGGAGAATTGGGGGTCACAACATAATTGTTTGTACCCCTTTATCTTGTGGAGGATTGGGGGTTAGAAAACTGAGAATTTTCAATAAGGCACATTTATGGAACTGGTTGTGGCATTATCATCGGGAAGGGGTTGCTCTGTGGAGGAATGCTATTGATGTCAAATATGGGAGTATTTGGGGAGGTTGTTGCTCAAATGAAGTAAGAGTGGTGTATGGtgtgggtgtttttttttttttgataagttatatGGTGTGGATTTTTGGAAATTTATCTGGAATGGTTGGGGAGATTTTTTctgaaatttcagatttgaggtgggaAGGGGAACGTgaatcagattttggcatgatatgGTGTGGCGATATTTCTTTGAAGAATGCTTTCCCTTCTCTATATAGGATTGCATTGGGTTAGGGTGCCTCTGTGGCTGATTACATGGACATATCTACTGGTTTTCTTCAGTGGTCTGTGAGGTTTATTAGAGCTGTCCAGGATTGAGAGGTGGGAGACGTTACTGAATTTTATAGTGTTATATGCACTGTATTTAAAGGCTGGAGGGGAGGATAAGATGCTTTGGATTCACTCGGGAAATATGAACTTTTCGGTCAGATCCTTTTATAAGGTAATGTCGTCCCATTCCCATTCTTCTATTAATTTcccttggaagagcatttggagaaGTAAAGTACCTCTCAAGGTTGCTTTCTTTTGTTGGCTGGCCTCCCATGCGAAAATTCCTTTTATAAGGTAATGTCATCCCATTCTTCCATTAACTTcccttggaagagcatttggagaaGTAAAGTACCTCTCAAGGTTGCTTTCATTTGTTGGCTGGCCTCCCATGGGAAAATCCTGACTATCAACAAGCTAATAAAGCGCGGCATCATCGTAACggattggtgttttatgtgtaaaagAAATGGAGAATCGGTGGACCACCTTTTTCATCATTGTGATGTGGCTAAtgctttatgggatgaaatcttTAATACGCTTGGTATCGtttgggtaatgcctaggagGATGGtagatttattttcatgttgtAGAGGAATCTGGGGCAATCATCAAATTGCGGCTGTTTGGAATATGGTGATTATGCCTAATGTGGTGTACTTAGAATAAGAGGAATGGTTGCTGTTTTGATAATAGGGATCGTCCAATGGGAGggtttagagattttttctttcatactttGTTATCTTGGgtttctgttattttttatttttttttagcaacagaCTTGTATGgatttattttcatacaaaGCAAAACTCGTATGGGCTTCTgatattgtattgaatgggactagctttaatgacttttatgctgcTTTTTCACAGCAAttagctattgtattgaatgggactagctttaatgacttttatgctgcTTGTCACAGCaattagcttgtaattaggtttttctcttgtatacttctatTTGGGCTTTtcctaattatgtggattaataaattcttattacttattaaaaaaaaaaaaaaaaattggagagacCTTGCTTCATTGAATCTCTCTATATCACATTCAACCTCTTATAATCATCTTAACCAGAATTGTCAATGACTGGGATGATCAGATTACTTTTGTTGGCGATGGTGAGGTTTATGAGGTTCTCTTTCTGTTCTATTTACAGGGCTTAGTAAGCGTACTACTACAGAAAAACTTCAAGAAGCCTTTTCCCAGTTTGGTGAAGTTCTGCATGGTCTGTTCTCttgttatttatgtttctaCTTTTCTGATCACCAGCAAACTGTCGGATTTACTTTTTGCTATATACAGCTAGGGTTGTGACCGATAGGGTGTCGGGATATTCGAAGGGCTTTGGTTTTGTAAGGTATGCTACTCTAGAAGAGGCTGCAAAAGGTATCGAGGGCATGGATGGGAAGGTGAGTTGACATTGTTCCCTTGAGAAGTTAAAAGTTGTGTGACTGGGACTTCGCATTCTGAACGTCAAGATGTCCCAATATTTCTGtcaattaaatatatgaacaaatgtctccttgtgtacttgggttttgcatattcttattaatacaatttcttgattactgataaaaaaaaaataaaaaaataaaaaaataaaaaaagggtatATGAACAAATGTGCTCCTGTTCAGGCACAAACCACTGAAAAGTGAAGTTCATTGTTATGTTGATGTATAAATTCTGGTCATGAGGAAATGTTTCGTCTTCATTTACAACGTCCTATTGAGATAGAGATAAACAATTTACAGTCATGGAATCTTTTAGTTAACTTTTTCATGAACTCCTGGAGAATGAATTAAGTTACTTTAAGGcacattttttcaatatttaatttatagaaaGAAAGAAGTCCATATACTACCATGGCAAGTGAACAGTGGTGATAATGATTATTCAACCTTGTTCTGTTGGTGGTgttggttttttgtttctttaattgcTTCCATCGGTAAATATGTACTTATATCAAAATTGGTAATTGTATCAATATTTCTGTTTGTGTTGTGCAGTTTCTTGATGGTTGGGTTATATTTGCCGAGTATGCAAGACCCAGGCAACCACCTGGCCCACCTGAGAACAACATGGCTTCTCCATATTCCCGTCAGTGACTCCATTAAACGAAAAGGTTTGTCATTCATGAAACTGGCTCGGTCTGCAAATAGCATTTATGAATCATGGCTCTCTATCTTTTTTCTGAAGGGACGGGATGGTTGGTTTTTTATGGCCTCAGAGTTTGAAATTGTGGTGGATATTAGCCTTATAAATGCATATTGATCAGATCAAACTGAAAAAATACAAGTCTTTAATTGTTAAATGTTGCGACTGTCGTGGCAAGATCTGGATTGGctatttatgaatatt
It contains:
- the LOC121234866 gene encoding organelle RRM domain-containing protein 2, mitochondrial translates to MALRIAAAAAPRGLRRCFSTSIPAFNFPPSAAAAAQQREKAEPSTNLFVSGLSKRTTTEKLQEAFSQFGEVLHARVVTDRVSGYSKGFGFVRYATLEEAAKGIEGMDGKFLDGWVIFAEYARPRQPPGPPENNMASPYSRQ